One window of Dermacentor andersoni chromosome 7, qqDerAnde1_hic_scaffold, whole genome shotgun sequence genomic DNA carries:
- the LOC140219565 gene encoding uncharacterized protein, whose amino-acid sequence MAVGRIGEYRLGTNASWDEYVERLEMFCEANKIAKEEQKRAVLLSCCGEEAYGLIVTLVKPSRATAATYEEIKTVVRKHLHPRPSELYARFLFYKRNQAAEESVADYVTALRKLAEDCGFGDEQLPVDIMIRDRFVCGLQNEAVIQRLLAEHDLTFNVAYDMAATAEATAKQQRDIRMQGRDEAKDCQGMIQATRTKKDTTAEGSSCYRCNVGQRRKPSQAPEPVEERLDEARSRSSLKCRLPRQAASYSQTTTTVAGQHGSSRRGKSGPSYPRPGRATKINTR is encoded by the exons aTGGCCGTCGGCAGGATCGGCGAGTATCGTCTAGGCACAAACGCGTCATGGGACGAATACGTCGAGAGGCTAGAAATGTTCTGCGAAGCTAACAAGATAGCcaaggaagaacagaaaagagccgTCCTGCTGAGTTGTTGCGGTGAAGAAGCGTACGGGCTCATCGTGACTCTGGTGAAGCCATCAAGAGCGACAGCAGCAACCTACGAGGAAATTAAGACGGTGGTTCGCAAGCACCTGCATccaaggccttcagagctataCGCAAGGTTTTTGTTCTACAAGAGAAACCAGGCTGCCGAGGAATCCGTTGCGGACTACGTCACGGCGCTTCGGAAGCTAGCCGAAGACTGCGGGTTTGGCGACGAGCAGCTCCCGGTGGACATTATGATCAGAGATCGTTTCGTATGCGGCCTCCAGAACGAAGCAGTTATACAGCGACTTCTCGCAGAACACGACCTTACGTTCAACGTTGCGTACGACATGGCCGCGACCGCAGAAGCGACAGCCAAGCAACAGCGAGACATACGGATGCAAGGCCGAGACGAGGCGAAGGACTGCCAGGGCATGATACAAGCAACCCGCACAAAGAAAGACACCACGGCAGAGGGATCCAGTTGCTACCGTTGCAACG TTGGACAACGGCGAAAGCCATCACAGGCACCGGAACCAGTTGAGGAGCGCCTGGACGAGGCTCGAAGCCGATCCAGTCTCAAGTGCAGACTACCACGTCAGGCTGCCTCTTACAGCCAGACGACCACAACAGTTGCCGGTCAGCACGGAAGCAGCCGCAGGGGCAAGTCCGGGCCAAGCTACCCAAGACCCGGTCGAGCCACGAAGATCAACACGCGTTAG